From Hypanus sabinus isolate sHypSab1 chromosome 23, sHypSab1.hap1, whole genome shotgun sequence, a single genomic window includes:
- the LOC132380311 gene encoding fatty acid-binding protein 1, liver-like: MSFSGKYELLSRENFEQFMKAIEVPDQMIQKYKAMKSITEISQNENHFDCKVTTGDDVVNNVFTIGQETEFVTVAGMKVKSVANFDGPNKIVVKLDAVTLVTEVNEDKLIDKISVGNITYTRISKRI; this comes from the exons ATGTCCTTCTCAGGAAAATATGAGCTTCTGAGCAGAGAGAACTTTGAGCAATTCATGAAAGCCATCG AAGTCCCAGATCAAATGATTCAAAAATACAAAGCCATGAAAAGTATCACTGAGATCAGTCAAAACGAAAATCACTTTGATTGCAAAGTCACAACTGGAGATGATGTGGTTAACAATGTATTTACCATCGGACAAGAAACTGAGTTTGTAACAGTTGCAGGCATGAAAGTGAAG TCCGTAGCAAATTTTGATGGTCCAAACAAGATTGTTGTCAAATTGGATGCAGTAACATTGGTTACAGAAGTGAATGAGGACAAACTAATTGAT AAAATCTCGGTTGGAAATATCACCTACACAAGAATCAGTAAAAGAATATAA